One Vidua chalybeata isolate OUT-0048 chromosome 13, bVidCha1 merged haplotype, whole genome shotgun sequence genomic window carries:
- the BLOC1S6 gene encoding biogenesis of lysosome-related organelles complex 1 subunit 6, with product MSGAERPEGKEAAAAGDPRRSLAPSDVSPDEGVVEDLPLIDEKAVEQLTEGLISHYLPDLQRSKSALQELTQNQVVLLETLEQEISKFKDCNSIVDINALFSEAKHYHNKLVNIRNEMMMLHEKTSKLKKRALKLQQKRQKEELEREQQREKELEREKQLTAKPAKRT from the exons ATGAGCGGCGCGGAGCGGCCGGAGGGGAAggaggcggcggccgcgggTGACCCCAGGCGCTCGCTGG CTCCCAGTGATGTGTCTCCAGATGAAGGAGTCGTAGAAGATCTGCCTTTAATAGATGAGAAAGCTGTGGAGCAGCTAACTGAAGGATTGATTTCCCACTATCTGCCTGATCTTCAGCGATCAAAATCAGCACTGCAGGAACTTAC acAGAACCAAGTGGTACTGCTAGAAACATTAGAacaagaaatttcaaaattcaaagATTGTAACTCCATTGTTGATATCAATGCTTTG TTTTCAGAAGCTAAGCACTATCACAACAAGTTAGTGAATATTAGAAATGAAATGATGATGCTGCATGAGAAGACATCAAAGTTAAAA AAAAGAGCACTTAAGCTGCAACAAAAGAGGCAGAAGGAAGAACTGGAACGAGAGCAGCAACGTGAGAAGGAActtgaaagagagaaacagtTAACAGCAAAACCTGCAAAGAGGACCTGA